A single genomic interval of Phocoenobacter uteri harbors:
- the nfo gene encoding deoxyribonuclease IV — MKYIGAHVSAAGGVENAVLRAVEIGANAFALFTKNQRQWKAAPLKKDSIEKFKRFCKVHNFSADQILPHDSYLINLGNPDTENLQKSREAFIDEMQRCEQLGIKLLNFHPGSHLNKIDEKACLSRIAESLNIAIESVPNVVAVIENTAGQGTNLGWHFDHLAQIIEQVEDKSRVGVCLDTCHTFSAGYDISTLEGCEQVFTEFENTVGFQYLRGMHLNGSKTSLGSRVDRHHTLQEGTIGTDIFKFIMNDDRFNEIPLILETINPDIWAEEIRFLRSLQR, encoded by the coding sequence ATGAAATATATTGGTGCTCACGTGAGTGCTGCTGGTGGGGTAGAAAATGCAGTATTACGAGCGGTTGAAATTGGGGCGAATGCTTTCGCATTATTTACCAAAAATCAACGTCAATGGAAAGCCGCCCCCTTAAAAAAAGATAGCATTGAAAAATTTAAGCGTTTTTGTAAAGTACATAATTTTAGTGCTGATCAAATTTTGCCACACGATAGTTACCTTATCAATTTAGGTAATCCAGATACAGAAAACTTACAAAAATCACGTGAAGCCTTTATTGATGAAATGCAACGTTGTGAGCAACTTGGAATTAAATTATTAAATTTCCATCCCGGTAGTCACCTGAATAAAATAGATGAAAAAGCTTGTTTAAGTCGTATTGCTGAATCGCTAAATATTGCAATTGAAAGTGTACCGAATGTGGTTGCCGTAATAGAAAACACCGCTGGGCAAGGTACAAATTTAGGTTGGCATTTTGATCATCTAGCACAGATTATTGAACAAGTAGAAGATAAAAGCCGTGTTGGTGTTTGTTTAGATACTTGCCATACTTTTTCTGCAGGCTATGATATTTCAACCCTTGAAGGCTGCGAACAAGTCTTCACGGAGTTTGAAAATACCGTTGGTTTTCAATATCTACGCGGAATGCACTTAAATGGCTCTAAAACGTCGCTTGGTAGCCGAGTCGATCGCCATCATACTTTACAAGAAGGCACAATTGGTACGGATATTTTCAAATTCATTATGAATGATGATCGCTTT
- the fmt gene encoding methionyl-tRNA formyltransferase, whose protein sequence is MKKLNIIFAGTPDFAAKHLQHLIHSEHNIVAVYTQPDKPAGRGKKLQASPVKQLALEHNLPVYQPKSLRNEEAQAELQALNADVMVVVAYGLILPEEVLNAPRLGCLNVHGSLLPRWRGAAPIQRSIWAGDKETGVTIMQMDKGLDTGDMLYKVTCEIAQDETSAGLYEKLAELAPPALLEVLNNLENGKYPPQKQQDDLANYAEKLTKEEAKLDCNLSAEQLERNIRAFNPFPIAYLILDINGKEERVKIYQANVLAHQDKPAGTILSVDKSGIQIVTQQGVLNITQLQPQGKKPMMIQDFLNGRADWFKVGDTI, encoded by the coding sequence ATGAAAAAACTAAACATTATTTTTGCTGGCACACCTGATTTTGCCGCAAAACATTTACAACATTTAATCCATTCTGAACATAATATCGTGGCGGTTTATACTCAGCCAGACAAACCAGCTGGACGTGGTAAAAAACTTCAAGCAAGCCCTGTAAAACAGCTAGCACTTGAACATAATTTACCGGTTTATCAACCAAAAAGTTTACGCAATGAAGAGGCACAAGCTGAATTACAAGCCTTAAATGCGGATGTAATGGTTGTGGTCGCTTATGGTTTAATTTTGCCAGAGGAGGTGTTAAATGCCCCTCGTTTAGGCTGTTTAAATGTGCACGGTTCACTATTGCCACGCTGGCGTGGTGCTGCGCCAATTCAACGTTCAATCTGGGCGGGCGATAAAGAAACGGGTGTGACCATTATGCAGATGGATAAAGGGTTAGACACTGGCGATATGCTTTATAAAGTGACCTGTGAAATTGCACAAGATGAAACCTCCGCAGGTCTTTATGAAAAATTGGCTGAACTTGCTCCACCTGCCTTGTTGGAAGTCTTGAATAATTTAGAAAATGGTAAATATCCGCCACAGAAACAGCAAGATGATCTTGCAAATTATGCGGAAAAATTAACAAAAGAAGAGGCGAAACTTGATTGCAATTTGTCTGCTGAACAGCTAGAGCGTAATATTCGTGCTTTTAATCCTTTCCCAATTGCGTATTTAATTTTAGATATCAATGGCAAAGAAGAGCGTGTGAAAATCTATCAAGCCAATGTATTGGCACACCAAGATAAGCCTGCGGGTACGATTTTAAGTGTGGATAAAAGCGGTATCCAAATTGTCACGCAACAAGGTGTGTTGAACATTACCCAGCTTCAACCACAAGGTAAAAAACCAATGATGATCCAAGATTTCTTAAATGGACGAGCAGATTGGTTTAAGGTTGGGGATACGATCTAA
- a CDS encoding TorD/DmsD family molecular chaperone: MTDQTSINDFSLLCRLFGNLFYRTPTDPILEGTFEWLKQGNLRANWALNLDAQGENALNTLEKLASPAELAVSFNSLFAENGNVDTQLSSYGIDVQEFITFREQRGMPELTNADHVALLLLTASWIEDNLDSTEAQKDLFQRFLLPCASKFLGKVEAFDTSFYKALAQLTRDALSAMADELEESN, from the coding sequence ATGACAGACCAAACCTCTATTAATGATTTTTCTTTACTATGTCGCCTCTTCGGTAATCTTTTTTACAGAACTCCGACAGATCCTATTCTTGAAGGTACTTTTGAATGGCTTAAACAAGGTAATTTACGTGCAAATTGGGCATTAAATCTTGATGCACAAGGTGAAAATGCGTTAAATACTCTTGAAAAATTAGCCTCTCCAGCAGAATTAGCGGTCAGTTTTAATTCACTTTTTGCAGAAAATGGTAATGTTGATACTCAACTTTCTAGTTATGGCATTGATGTGCAAGAGTTCATCACTTTCCGCGAACAACGAGGGATGCCTGAGTTAACAAATGCTGATCACGTGGCATTATTACTTTTGACTGCCTCTTGGATTGAAGATAATCTTGATTCAACAGAAGCCCAAAAGGATTTATTCCAACGCTTTTTATTACCTTGTGCGAGCAAGTTTTTAGGCAAAGTTGAAGCCTTTGATACGTCATTCTACAAAGCCTTAGCCCAACTTACTCGTGATGCTTTAAGTGCAATGGCGGATGAATTGGAAGAGAGTAATTGA